The Thioalkalivibrio thiocyanodenitrificans ARhD 1 genome window below encodes:
- the lpxL gene encoding LpxL/LpxP family Kdo(2)-lipid IV(A) lauroyl/palmitoleoyl acyltransferase, protein MPRKRRHDSPLLPRYWGHWLAVGLLWSASHLPLAAQHWLGNRLGDLFHLLGRRRRHIARVNIDLCFPELGEGERARLVREHFRAAGFALFETALSWWGSDRRFGKMATIEGLGHLQAALAQGKGALLLSAHFTTLELAGRLLILSHHPIAAMYRPHENPVIEYLFARNRGLHCERSIRRDDVKGLLRALKDNLPVWYAQDQSKGGRYSVTVPFFGEPAATQTATHRIARASGAPVLPFFGIREADGTYRLTIHPPLQDFPTDDPVRDTARINSIIEDAVRMAPEQYFWAHRRFKKRQGMADPYSRT, encoded by the coding sequence CTCGCACCTGCCGCTTGCGGCGCAGCACTGGCTGGGCAACCGCCTCGGAGACCTGTTTCACCTGTTGGGACGGCGGCGCCGCCATATCGCGCGGGTCAACATCGACCTGTGCTTTCCCGAACTCGGTGAGGGCGAGCGGGCACGTCTGGTGCGGGAGCATTTCCGGGCCGCGGGGTTTGCGCTGTTCGAGACCGCCCTGTCCTGGTGGGGCAGCGACCGGCGCTTCGGGAAGATGGCAACCATCGAGGGGCTCGGCCACTTGCAGGCCGCACTGGCACAGGGCAAGGGAGCACTGCTGCTGAGTGCCCACTTCACCACCCTGGAACTGGCAGGCCGCCTGCTGATCCTGTCACACCACCCGATCGCCGCCATGTACCGGCCCCATGAGAACCCGGTGATCGAATACCTGTTCGCGCGCAACCGTGGCCTTCACTGCGAGCGGTCCATCCGCCGGGACGACGTCAAGGGCCTGTTGCGGGCGCTGAAGGACAATCTGCCGGTCTGGTATGCCCAGGACCAGAGCAAGGGCGGGCGGTACAGTGTCACCGTGCCGTTCTTCGGTGAGCCCGCCGCGACCCAGACCGCCACCCACCGCATCGCCCGGGCCAGCGGCGCGCCGGTGCTGCCCTTCTTCGGCATCCGCGAGGCCGACGGGACCTATCGCCTGACTATCCATCCGCCCCTGCAGGATTTCCCGACGGACGACCCGGTGCGGGACACCGCCCGGATCAACTCGATCATCGAGGATGCGGTACGCATGGCCCCGGAGCAGTACTTCTGGGCGCACCGGCGCTTCAAGAAAAGGCAGGGAATGGCGGACCCCTACAGCCGGACCTAG